The Candidatus Obscuribacter sp. genome has a segment encoding these proteins:
- a CDS encoding SGNH/GDSL hydrolase family protein, with translation MINTQDKIATTADQQTKAHSKARHNRFWLQMALMIPLSIITLELTLGALGVGQQEIVQPDPVLGCVHLKNKMVTWRLEGYSHEKLNSQGLRDTEHSLVKPANTYRIAVLGDSSTEGLQVSMDETYTKQLQKLLNQKLPPDLAGKNVEVINFGCSSYSTGQELMLFREQVKNFAPDMTVVLLCKGDILENTLDVLHPGKAEPRPYFYLDQAGNLQCDNGILKANHDKLANDKPVNQLFNWLRAHSNIYGVASKANFSLFLVDKTYYRIAHFIQTVIQKASGKEALMQANYPMPDKRAVSQALVGQFKKETREIGSDFILMLFPGMGLKDDDWAQTVDALKTQAVAQSFGFIDLQPVIQKVKDPNSLFLQFHFSKGGHEVTARALAEYLTTHKLTTQTKTAQ, from the coding sequence ATGATCAATACACAAGACAAAATAGCAACCACAGCTGACCAACAAACAAAGGCACATTCAAAGGCCAGACACAATCGCTTTTGGCTCCAGATGGCGCTGATGATACCGCTCTCGATTATTACCCTGGAGCTGACACTGGGTGCACTCGGTGTCGGGCAGCAAGAGATAGTGCAACCAGATCCGGTGCTGGGTTGCGTCCACCTCAAAAACAAAATGGTAACCTGGCGCCTGGAAGGTTATAGCCACGAAAAACTCAACTCTCAAGGTCTGCGTGATACTGAGCATAGCCTGGTCAAGCCAGCCAATACCTATCGTATAGCAGTCCTTGGCGACAGCAGTACAGAAGGTCTGCAAGTGAGCATGGACGAGACCTATACCAAACAGCTACAAAAGCTACTCAACCAAAAACTGCCACCGGACCTGGCTGGCAAAAACGTGGAAGTAATCAATTTTGGCTGCTCCAGCTACTCTACCGGTCAGGAGCTGATGCTCTTTAGAGAGCAAGTCAAAAACTTTGCGCCCGACATGACTGTAGTTTTGCTTTGCAAAGGCGATATCCTCGAAAACACACTGGACGTGCTACATCCAGGCAAAGCCGAGCCAAGACCATACTTTTATCTGGACCAGGCTGGCAATCTGCAATGCGACAACGGCATACTTAAAGCCAATCACGACAAATTGGCTAACGATAAACCAGTCAATCAATTATTTAATTGGCTCAGAGCCCATAGCAATATCTATGGCGTGGCTTCCAAAGCCAATTTCAGCTTATTTCTCGTTGATAAGACCTATTATCGGATAGCTCATTTCATTCAGACTGTGATTCAAAAGGCCAGCGGCAAAGAAGCACTGATGCAAGCAAACTATCCTATGCCAGACAAACGGGCAGTAAGCCAGGCTCTTGTAGGTCAGTTCAAAAAAGAAACCCGTGAAATAGGTAGCGATTTTATTCTCATGCTCTTCCCCGGCATGGGTCTCAAAGATGATGATTGGGCTCAAACAGTCGATGCTCTAAAGACCCAGGCAGTGGCTCAATCATTTGGCTTTATCGATTTACAGCCAGTCATCCAAAAAGTAAAAGACCCCAACAGTCTTTTCTTACAGTTTCACTTTTCGAAGGGTGGGCATGAGGTAACAGCAAGGGCGCTGGCAGAATATCTGACCACGCATAAACTAACCACTCAGACAAAGACGGCACAATGA
- a CDS encoding patatin-like phospholipase family protein: MTDTNHTQRDVNLLIGTGGSRAILFGTGVVLALSQANFGKFRSIGGVSGGSMPASLIATNPDASALLKEVLKTDFDKLVTRRVSLLQFLAQVIRDRKPIDPPERVGALDATLMGQYFDTNVPDWPKLFWTMALSHQRPVIMTRNGVLHAQDDGVMASLSKNVVSMSAAIRATCAVPFLLDPVPWIDDAGEEHLLIDGGYSPEGRCPMSVPEKLFALEDSCLVVVNVGEDRSHLHQMLDKVFDTQWKDENVVTANLPDPAPANYERIIVRPALPISGSFKFRLSQREKWQMILSGYMSAVEAFEKHGLLSGCALHRARERGLQALLLLAGRRKPYLKDVLPTQLDTVFDGLSFTSQQLECSPVSSSADSK; this comes from the coding sequence ATGACTGATACAAATCATACTCAGCGTGACGTCAATTTACTCATAGGCACAGGTGGTTCCAGAGCAATTCTTTTTGGTACTGGTGTGGTCCTAGCGTTAAGTCAGGCTAATTTCGGTAAATTTCGCTCAATCGGTGGCGTCAGCGGAGGCTCGATGCCTGCCAGTTTGATTGCCACTAATCCAGACGCCAGTGCGTTACTCAAGGAAGTCTTGAAGACTGATTTTGACAAACTTGTCACTCGCCGCGTCTCACTGTTGCAGTTTTTAGCTCAGGTTATTCGCGATCGCAAGCCAATTGACCCACCAGAGCGTGTTGGTGCACTTGATGCCACTTTGATGGGGCAATATTTTGACACCAATGTGCCTGACTGGCCAAAATTGTTTTGGACAATGGCTCTCTCGCATCAGCGTCCAGTGATTATGACCAGAAACGGTGTATTGCATGCGCAAGACGACGGTGTAATGGCTTCACTTTCTAAAAACGTGGTTTCTATGAGTGCCGCCATCCGGGCTACTTGTGCAGTGCCGTTTTTGCTAGACCCAGTGCCTTGGATTGATGATGCCGGTGAGGAGCATTTGCTTATTGATGGCGGATACAGCCCAGAGGGACGTTGTCCAATGTCTGTACCTGAGAAGCTCTTTGCTCTTGAAGATAGTTGTCTGGTTGTAGTCAACGTTGGCGAAGATAGAAGTCACTTGCACCAGATGTTGGATAAGGTTTTTGATACACAGTGGAAGGACGAAAACGTCGTCACTGCTAATCTGCCAGATCCAGCGCCCGCTAACTATGAGCGCATTATTGTGCGTCCAGCGCTACCGATTTCTGGTTCGTTTAAATTCAGGCTGAGTCAGCGTGAGAAGTGGCAGATGATTTTGTCTGGCTACATGTCTGCTGTGGAAGCATTTGAAAAGCACGGACTGCTAAGCGGCTGTGCTCTGCACCGTGCTCGTGAGAGAGGTTTGCAGGCGCTGCTATTACTTGCCGGTCGTCGTAAGCCATATCTCAAAGATGTTCTACCCACACAGCTGGATACAGTGTTTGATGGGCTTTCGTTTACCAGCCAACAACTTGAATGCTCACCGGTCTCAAGTAGTGCTGATTCTAAGTAA
- a CDS encoding biopolymer transporter ExbD: MAMGGKAGEVFTEINVTPLTDVFLVLLVIMILIAPLVNQAVLKVDPPGQSSKTDKPPEKEVKIDCDVLKTGEIKINGKVVQADTMAVMTAIKAIQQEAGKNDLPLILNSDEDALQKYVVAVMDGAAGCNIKKMSIMPPRK; encoded by the coding sequence ATGGCAATGGGAGGCAAGGCCGGCGAGGTCTTCACCGAAATCAACGTCACACCTCTCACAGACGTGTTTCTTGTGCTATTGGTCATCATGATCTTGATTGCGCCACTGGTCAATCAAGCCGTACTCAAAGTCGATCCGCCTGGTCAGTCATCAAAAACAGATAAGCCACCAGAAAAAGAAGTCAAAATCGATTGTGACGTACTCAAAACCGGCGAAATCAAAATCAACGGCAAAGTTGTCCAGGCTGACACAATGGCTGTGATGACAGCTATCAAAGCTATCCAGCAAGAAGCTGGCAAAAACGATCTGCCTCTCATCCTCAACTCAGATGAAGACGCTCTGCAAAAATATGTGGTTGCTGTGATGGACGGTGCTGCAGGCTGCAACATCAAAAAAATGTCCATCATGCCTCCTCGCAAGTAA
- a CDS encoding aspartate aminotransferase family protein yields the protein MQPTTTRQPFSRQKLQDLLKQEDALFERQHPKSRALFERAQASLHGGVPMNWMVKWASPFPLFVKEGKGAHFTCADDHKYLDFCLGDTGAMTGHAPDAAVKAIIERVSRGTTFMLPSEDSIVVAEELKKRFKLPYWQTALTATDANRFVIRLARMITGRPYVLVMNWCYHGTVDESFATLSGDKVVARKGNMGPPVDPALTTRVVEFNDLDALKKALADKQVACVLAEPAMTNIGIIHPDPGYHEALRQITRETGTLLVIDETHTICTGPGGYTAAHGLEPDFITIGKPIASGIPASAYGFSESVAKLIQSKSNIDDCDTGGIGGTLAGNTLAMAAMRVTLTEILTQAAYDITIPLAKRFTDGVEAVINEYELPWIVKQLGCRAEYWFRPEPPRNGSQAAAAADAELDRYMHLFALNRGILMTPFHNMALIAPATTTQDIDQHTAVFKESVETLLGKKS from the coding sequence ATGCAGCCAACGACCACAAGGCAACCCTTTAGTAGACAAAAACTACAAGACCTCCTCAAACAAGAAGACGCTTTGTTTGAGAGGCAACATCCAAAATCCAGAGCCCTCTTTGAGCGCGCCCAGGCCTCTCTACATGGCGGCGTGCCAATGAACTGGATGGTCAAATGGGCTTCGCCCTTTCCGCTCTTTGTCAAAGAGGGCAAAGGCGCTCACTTTACCTGTGCCGATGATCACAAGTATCTAGACTTTTGTCTCGGTGATACCGGAGCCATGACCGGACACGCGCCGGACGCCGCTGTCAAAGCAATTATCGAAAGGGTCTCGCGCGGCACCACATTTATGCTGCCCAGCGAAGACTCAATAGTGGTTGCAGAAGAACTAAAAAAGCGCTTCAAATTACCTTACTGGCAAACAGCACTTACAGCCACCGACGCCAATCGCTTTGTCATCCGCCTGGCTCGCATGATCACAGGACGGCCCTATGTCCTGGTGATGAACTGGTGCTACCACGGCACAGTGGATGAATCATTTGCCACCCTATCTGGTGACAAAGTAGTAGCCCGCAAAGGCAATATGGGTCCACCCGTCGATCCTGCACTAACCACACGAGTAGTGGAGTTTAACGATCTCGACGCCCTCAAAAAAGCGCTAGCTGATAAGCAAGTAGCCTGCGTACTGGCCGAGCCAGCCATGACCAATATCGGTATTATCCACCCAGATCCCGGCTATCATGAGGCATTGCGCCAAATAACCCGCGAGACCGGCACACTACTGGTCATCGACGAAACCCACACCATATGCACCGGACCTGGTGGCTACACAGCTGCTCATGGACTGGAGCCGGACTTTATCACTATCGGCAAGCCCATCGCCAGCGGTATTCCGGCTTCGGCTTACGGCTTTAGTGAGTCTGTTGCCAAACTCATCCAGAGCAAAAGCAATATCGATGATTGCGATACTGGCGGCATTGGTGGCACGCTGGCAGGCAACACACTGGCTATGGCAGCAATGCGGGTTACTCTCACAGAGATTTTGACCCAGGCCGCTTACGACATCACAATCCCCCTGGCCAAGCGCTTTACTGATGGCGTAGAAGCAGTGATAAATGAATATGAACTACCATGGATCGTCAAGCAACTGGGCTGCCGTGCTGAGTACTGGTTTAGACCAGAACCCCCACGCAATGGCTCTCAGGCAGCGGCAGCAGCCGACGCCGAGCTTGATAGATACATGCATCTATTTGCTCTTAACCGCGGCATTTTGATGACACCATTTCACAATATGGCTCTTATCGCCCCGGCTACAACCACTCAAGACATAGACCAGCACACAGCTGTGTTTAAAGAGAGTGTGGAGACCCTGCTTGGTAAAAAATCCTGA
- a CDS encoding matrixin family metalloprotease, whose protein sequence is MVLDLRAALSLTAITLICCAHCQALPAHQAKIKASTSLAKEQLVYQKLARVDNLMTLNRFVEARLLLLDLLQYHPNCYSTEVESLLAESCYRLGNAKEAMAHYQAAIKYDAKNWRLYWNAALCSMNMGQYKVAIDYANKVLSNNPPGNIKAEASQFVLDMQEKLSQPQNAVNTLSDDYIDSLLASQNANRWAMDKMPLKVYIQPLESPKTNNHNLVIDALNTWAKASKGKLSFTLTPKPLLADLIIGFTKNTSDIQTKPGVAPVELGLTRFNLVKESYQPADRPNLTGQLQAINNPFGKIDRAEVLILLLKPVSQEALNADEIEEITLHEIGHALGLAGHSENSSDIMYFNQSFSQLPALTKRDKASIARLYQDYPLLEQSGVLGYQYQPLKLPQRNTP, encoded by the coding sequence ATGGTGCTAGACCTGAGAGCCGCGCTATCGCTAACTGCGATAACGCTTATATGTTGCGCCCATTGCCAGGCTCTGCCAGCTCACCAAGCCAAGATTAAAGCCAGTACGAGCCTCGCTAAGGAGCAGCTGGTCTACCAAAAATTAGCCCGGGTAGACAATCTTATGACTCTCAACCGCTTTGTCGAAGCGCGTCTACTCTTACTGGATTTGCTGCAATACCACCCCAATTGTTACTCAACCGAAGTAGAAAGCCTGTTAGCCGAGAGCTGTTATCGACTGGGCAACGCCAAAGAAGCAATGGCTCATTATCAAGCAGCGATTAAATACGATGCAAAAAATTGGCGTCTCTACTGGAATGCCGCTCTTTGCTCAATGAACATGGGACAGTACAAAGTAGCGATTGACTATGCCAACAAAGTGCTGAGCAACAACCCACCAGGCAATATCAAAGCTGAAGCAAGCCAATTTGTGCTGGATATGCAAGAAAAATTGAGTCAGCCACAAAACGCTGTGAACACGCTGAGCGACGACTACATAGACAGTCTGCTAGCTAGCCAAAATGCTAACCGCTGGGCCATGGACAAAATGCCACTAAAAGTCTATATCCAGCCCTTAGAATCGCCAAAGACCAACAACCACAATCTAGTCATCGATGCTCTCAATACCTGGGCAAAAGCATCAAAAGGCAAATTGAGCTTTACTTTGACGCCAAAACCATTACTTGCCGATTTAATTATTGGCTTTACCAAAAACACTTCTGACATCCAGACAAAGCCAGGTGTGGCGCCAGTGGAGCTGGGGCTGACCAGGTTTAATCTAGTCAAAGAGAGTTATCAACCGGCAGACAGACCCAATCTCACCGGACAATTGCAAGCCATTAATAACCCATTCGGCAAAATTGACCGAGCCGAAGTACTCATACTTTTGCTCAAACCAGTCAGCCAGGAAGCGCTCAATGCCGACGAAATCGAAGAAATCACTTTGCATGAAATCGGCCATGCACTGGGTCTTGCCGGACACTCCGAAAACAGCAGCGATATCATGTATTTTAACCAATCATTTAGTCAGCTGCCGGCTCTGACAAAGCGAGATAAAGCCTCAATCGCCAGGCTCTATCAGGATTATCCCCTGCTTGAGCAAAGCGGCGTTTTGGGCTATCAATATCAGCCGCTCAAACTACCTCAGCGCAATACACCCTGA
- a CDS encoding DUF4388 domain-containing protein, with translation MTGQPSFRPSRPLITGVPREEDLLVLHELAKNTRGIMVEQPFDLGTGIAYCLQTVVGRRAGEEDPTWYLYSGPTKTKLEWILQTSDINMVLTSLMPLALARPEAGAASPSTSATNLSAQSEQNNSITGRPSDSQTRLTAERPKILDPVAALNIRGPQPSTSMEGDLTRLSIDSVLQSISKGKMTGRLECQVRGEKIEVIFENGNARHASTPLARGEEALIELMTALEGTFRFVPSVSTEPRSIFRRTEELTDQAKSLIDFGTYLERVGIKLNTRLSKTNTNMTEQEFENAVAPLVPLSVDVQKRFYQLVDNQSALMDIVERGKFNRCQWIPALYNLVAGSIVTIGEEMQNLFSPTGSYSIGIDRSTVEQFARSHIYSETGIVTFVALLYFIEQEYYRFECFHSPFALVMIKPRIRRPPDPHLPGIAADAPIVDINQRNAILKAITDTKRKADLLAHFQQDDFALLLPQTSAEGVRAFAGRVMQALKPGFGTAQQVDLPELGLLPGEKLVLTMGIGSLPEECQDWVKLLAFLNQNQRRFE, from the coding sequence ATGACCGGCCAGCCCAGTTTTAGACCATCTAGACCGCTTATCACCGGCGTCCCCCGCGAGGAGGATCTCCTGGTATTGCACGAACTGGCAAAAAACACTCGCGGCATCATGGTCGAGCAACCCTTTGATCTCGGTACAGGCATTGCCTATTGCTTGCAGACTGTGGTCGGTCGCAGAGCGGGCGAAGAAGACCCGACCTGGTATTTATACTCGGGACCAACAAAGACAAAGCTGGAATGGATCTTACAAACAAGCGATATCAATATGGTGTTGACTTCGCTCATGCCTCTCGCTCTGGCTCGCCCTGAAGCAGGAGCAGCCAGCCCCAGCACGAGCGCCACCAATCTAAGCGCCCAAAGCGAGCAAAACAACTCGATTACTGGTCGCCCTTCAGATAGCCAGACCAGACTGACAGCCGAGCGCCCCAAGATACTCGATCCGGTAGCAGCACTCAACATACGCGGCCCGCAGCCATCGACATCGATGGAGGGGGATCTCACCAGACTATCTATTGACTCTGTTTTACAATCAATCAGCAAAGGCAAAATGACCGGTCGCCTGGAGTGTCAGGTCAGAGGCGAAAAAATCGAAGTAATCTTTGAAAACGGCAATGCCAGACACGCCTCCACACCACTGGCGCGTGGCGAAGAAGCTCTGATAGAGCTAATGACCGCACTGGAGGGCACTTTTAGATTTGTGCCATCAGTCAGTACCGAGCCCAGGTCGATATTTAGACGCACTGAAGAATTAACTGATCAGGCCAAATCACTGATTGATTTTGGTACTTACCTCGAGCGTGTTGGTATCAAACTCAATACCAGATTGAGCAAAACAAATACTAATATGACCGAGCAAGAATTTGAAAACGCGGTAGCACCACTGGTACCACTCAGCGTAGATGTACAAAAACGTTTTTATCAACTAGTAGACAATCAGAGCGCTCTCATGGACATAGTCGAGCGCGGCAAATTCAACCGCTGCCAGTGGATTCCAGCACTCTACAATCTGGTAGCCGGATCGATTGTCACTATCGGCGAAGAAATGCAAAATCTATTCTCGCCCACTGGCAGCTACAGTATCGGCATCGACAGATCAACAGTCGAGCAATTTGCCAGAAGCCACATCTACTCAGAAACCGGCATTGTCACCTTTGTGGCACTGCTTTATTTTATTGAGCAAGAATACTACCGCTTTGAGTGCTTCCATAGTCCCTTTGCCCTGGTCATGATCAAACCGCGCATCCGCCGCCCTCCCGATCCTCATTTGCCTGGTATCGCAGCTGATGCACCGATTGTGGACATCAATCAGCGCAATGCCATCCTCAAAGCAATCACTGATACAAAACGCAAAGCGGACCTGCTTGCCCATTTCCAGCAAGATGACTTTGCCTTGCTCCTGCCTCAAACCAGTGCCGAGGGCGTCAGAGCCTTTGCCGGTCGAGTGATGCAAGCACTCAAACCAGGCTTTGGCACAGCCCAACAAGTAGATTTGCCAGAGCTAGGCCTCTTGCCCGGCGAAAAATTGGTCCTGACCATGGGCATAGGCAGTCTACCGGAAGAATGCCAGGACTGGGTCAAGCTACTAGCATTTTTAAACCAGAACCAGCGCCGCTTTGAGTAA
- a CDS encoding GNAT family N-acetyltransferase encodes MYQTGRSTTDQISILQAIENDAALLFDTIPGYSYCIDLPCRTYDEHLEVLQKGVALVAYDPTNCIAGFALILPVDNRPHLLELAVAREHQGKGVGNILLDSVKQWIITNKHSAITLTTFREIPWNMPWYQRSGFVEFAPGTDSPELLAICQHERESEVGLKPRVAMIKRLDQSI; translated from the coding sequence ATGTATCAAACCGGACGCTCAACCACAGATCAAATCAGCATTTTGCAAGCAATCGAAAACGATGCCGCTTTACTTTTTGACACCATCCCTGGTTACTCTTACTGTATTGACTTACCCTGCCGCACTTACGACGAGCATCTGGAAGTCCTGCAAAAGGGTGTTGCACTGGTAGCTTATGACCCGACAAATTGTATTGCCGGGTTTGCTTTGATTTTGCCAGTGGATAATCGTCCACACTTATTGGAGTTGGCTGTAGCAAGAGAGCATCAGGGCAAAGGAGTCGGCAATATACTGCTCGATAGCGTCAAACAATGGATCATCACCAACAAGCACAGTGCCATTACTCTGACCACATTTCGCGAAATCCCCTGGAATATGCCATGGTATCAGCGCTCAGGTTTTGTGGAATTTGCACCAGGGACTGATAGTCCAGAACTACTTGCGATTTGCCAGCACGAAAGAGAATCAGAAGTGGGACTAAAGCCACGAGTAGCAATGATCAAGCGGCTAGACCAGTCCATATAG
- a CDS encoding MBOAT family protein produces the protein MLFNSFSYLAFLVVVFALYWTMPDRFRRLFLALASYVFYMSWKPEYGLLILALTVVNYFLGLKIASAMENAPPEVSGKASPAKKLLLLGLVFNIGCLCFFKYTNFILMSLFTAITTGGKLAHMPQVETWQSPAINILLPLGISFFTFEFIHYIVDIHRGSKPVKNFLDFTLFASFFPSQIAGPIKRFQDFMFQLQEKPVFKQAQFNAGLYLVLQGFFKKVALGDNIGPIVAQGFDHLSTCSVLDTWIAVAGFGFQIFFDFSGYTDIGIGSALLLGYKVPENFNMPFIACSLTDFWRRWHISLSTWLRDYLFFPLGGSRNGPWQTRRNTLIVMALGGLWHGAAWTYVAWGILHGVGLVLSKDWQTFTARLAETNPWLKALRATAFWHCGGVLFTWLFLCQTFIVFRAQNFGDVLICAGKLFGIGVAQTGTGLVTAALLQSTLMLTVPAYLAFACVRYWTIKRAKEAAKLKALLSAQPGADAAQGESAQAQVAELKATQKPLAVEAVLNASQKLRDFWSESAAFRWCSAISLTTLISGLAPGQLSPFIYFQF, from the coding sequence ATGCTCTTCAATAGCTTCTCTTATCTGGCCTTTCTGGTCGTTGTTTTTGCCCTGTACTGGACAATGCCTGACCGTTTTCGCCGTCTATTTTTAGCGCTAGCCAGTTATGTCTTTTATATGAGCTGGAAGCCCGAATACGGACTGCTGATCCTGGCTCTAACAGTAGTCAATTATTTTTTGGGTCTAAAAATTGCCAGTGCCATGGAAAACGCTCCACCCGAAGTGAGCGGTAAAGCTAGCCCGGCAAAAAAATTGCTTCTGCTGGGACTTGTATTTAACATCGGCTGTCTCTGCTTTTTTAAATACACCAATTTTATTTTGATGTCGCTTTTTACCGCCATTACCACTGGTGGCAAGCTCGCTCACATGCCTCAGGTCGAGACCTGGCAGAGTCCGGCTATTAACATCCTTTTGCCTTTGGGCATCAGCTTTTTTACTTTTGAATTTATCCACTACATAGTTGATATCCACAGAGGCAGCAAACCAGTCAAAAACTTCCTTGACTTTACTTTGTTTGCTTCCTTTTTCCCCTCACAGATAGCTGGTCCCATTAAGCGCTTTCAAGACTTCATGTTCCAGCTCCAAGAAAAACCAGTCTTTAAGCAAGCGCAATTTAACGCCGGGCTTTATTTGGTCTTGCAAGGCTTCTTCAAAAAGGTAGCACTGGGCGACAATATCGGGCCGATTGTGGCGCAGGGCTTTGACCATCTCTCTACTTGCTCGGTACTAGACACCTGGATTGCAGTTGCCGGCTTTGGCTTCCAGATCTTTTTTGACTTTAGTGGTTATACAGATATTGGCATAGGCTCAGCGCTTTTACTGGGCTACAAAGTACCCGAAAACTTCAACATGCCTTTTATCGCCTGCAGTCTCACTGATTTCTGGCGCAGATGGCACATCTCGCTATCTACCTGGTTGCGCGATTATCTATTTTTTCCACTGGGCGGATCTCGCAATGGTCCCTGGCAGACTCGTCGCAACACTTTGATAGTGATGGCTCTGGGCGGACTCTGGCACGGAGCAGCCTGGACTTATGTAGCCTGGGGTATTTTGCACGGTGTGGGTCTTGTCCTCTCCAAAGACTGGCAAACTTTTACAGCCCGCCTGGCTGAGACCAATCCCTGGCTCAAAGCCCTCAGAGCAACAGCATTCTGGCATTGCGGTGGGGTGCTGTTTACATGGCTATTTTTGTGTCAGACCTTTATTGTGTTTAGAGCACAAAACTTTGGCGATGTACTGATATGCGCCGGCAAGCTCTTTGGCATAGGCGTGGCTCAAACCGGTACAGGTCTGGTTACTGCCGCACTTTTGCAATCGACACTGATGCTTACAGTGCCAGCATATCTTGCTTTTGCCTGTGTGCGTTATTGGACAATCAAACGCGCTAAAGAAGCAGCCAAACTAAAAGCATTGCTCTCAGCCCAACCTGGAGCTGATGCAGCGCAGGGCGAGAGCGCCCAGGCACAAGTAGCTGAACTAAAAGCCACACAAAAGCCTTTAGCAGTGGAAGCCGTGCTCAATGCTTCGCAAAAACTGAGAGACTTTTGGAGTGAATCAGCAGCCTTTAGATGGTGCAGTGCTATCTCACTGACTACATTGATTTCGGGTCTGGCTCCCGGTCAGCTCTCACCCTTTATCTACTTCCAGTTTTAG